Genomic window (Salinibacterium sp. M195):
CCGCGCCAATTGCGTCGCTCCTGGATACATCGAATCTCCCATGATGTACAAACAGATCAGCGGCAACTTCAACTCGGTCGAAGAAATGGTGGCGGCAAGAAACGAGCTCTCCCCGACGGGAAAGGATGGGCGACTGCTTCGACGTTGCGTATGCGTCACTCTTCCTCGCTTCCGACGAAGCAAAGTATGTGAACGGAGTGTGCCTGCCCGTGGATGGTGGCCTCACTCAGCAGTCCGCCGCCGCCGTCTAGTCTCGGGAACCGATCGCTTTCGGCAACCAGCTCTCTGAGGGACCGCTGGTGTCGTTGGCTCGCAGTGTCTCAAGCCAAGCGAAGTGCTCGTCGATCGCGGCACCCGCGGCATTTCGGTCTTGCCTGAGGACGGCATCCAGCACGTCCCCATGAACTTTGCGAAGCTTCTCACGGTCATGTTCTAGTGCAATGTATCTCACGGTGCCGCGCAGCACTGGAGTGCAACATTTGGGAGAAGAAAATTAGCCCGGACTGACCAGAGGCTCGAAAGAGAGCATGGTGAAAGGCATTGTCTGCCTCAAAGAGTTCACGCCCATCGTCGGAGTCGCGCATCCGTTGCACGGCATTCGCAAGATCGTCGAGAGCCTGCGCATCACGTGTATCGCACGCCGCCATGCCCGCATGGCGTTCCAGCGCATAACGCACTGAGATAAGAGAATCGATCGTCAGCTGAGACGACATCAGACTAAGAATCAGAGTGTCGCTGATGCTGTCCGGCTGAATGCCCGTGAGGAAGGTACCTTCTCGTTCACGACGCTGAAGAATGCCGAGCGAAACGAGCCGGCTAATGCGGTCGCGCAAGGCGGTTCGACTGATGCTCAGGGTCTCTGCGAGTTCACGCTCGCTAGGGATCTGCTGGCCAGGTTCCTTAGTAAGAAGCAAGGTGACGAGCTCACCGAGTGCCTTGTCCTCGAGAAGATTGGTCAGGAATCGGTGTTGTG
Coding sequences:
- a CDS encoding SDR family oxidoreductase; translated protein: MGDCFDVAYASLFLASDEAKYVNGVCLPVDGGLTQQSAAAV
- a CDS encoding FadR/GntR family transcriptional regulator, encoding MSGQPVDVEPSDFSQHRFLTNLLEDKALGELVTLLLTKEPGQQIPSERELAETLSISRTALRDRISRLVSLGILQRREREGTFLTGIQPDSISDTLILSLMSSQLTIDSLISVRYALERHAGMAACDTRDAQALDDLANAVQRMRDSDDGRELFEADNAFHHALFRASGQSGLIFFSQMLHSSAARHREIHCTRT